In a single window of the Rhopalosiphum padi isolate XX-2018 chromosome 1, ASM2088224v1, whole genome shotgun sequence genome:
- the LOC132919605 gene encoding COMM domain-containing protein 4: MKFKFCGGGDCPEWLLVQINALSRMTSIKMKLLAQCTVNSLLGEPFNFEKAKELMADAKLDVENCKACVAAITYILKNAACHAVSQNYLSNELQQIGLPREHASALCRVYLDNLSQITKVLKNESLQIGRLNDVDISKGNDGEFVMKLNYNNTSKISKEDKFTLTKEQIQLLIAEFSDVSNQMNTLAQECKE; the protein is encoded by the exons ATG AAATTCAAATTCTGTGGGGGTGGTGACTGCCCAGAATGGTTATTGGTTCAGATCAATGCACTTTCAAGAatg ACATCGATTAAAATGAAACTGTTAGCCCAGTGCACGGTTAATTCATTGCTCGGAGAACCATTCAAC TTTGAAAAAGCTAAGGAGCTTATGGCTGATGCTAAACTGG atGTTGAAAACTGTAAAGCCTGTGTAGCCGCAATCacatatattctaaaaaatgcTGCTTGTCACGCTGTTTCTCAAAATTATCTCTCAAATGAATTACAACAA ATTGGTTTACCTCGTGAACATGCTTCAGCGCTATGCAGAGTATATTTGGACAACTTATCACAAATTACTAAAGTGTTGAAGAACGAATCTTTGCAAATTGGTCGTTTGAATGATGTTGATATATCCAAAGGAAATGATGGTGAATTTGTGatgaaattgaattataataatacatctaaAATTTCAAAAGAAGATAAATTTACGTTAACGAAGGAACAAATTCAACTTTTAATTGCgg
- the LOC132919633 gene encoding uncharacterized protein LOC132919633, translating to MELMDARTKLYLIGVAYFVQLINGDARISRADISAVLGENDDPNFWPSRGRRNSPEPKFKQYLERKYNMNSLNGHLEKPLYVDEPMWLTIDRRAEGDDDYFWVTRGRRGSSWKHPTASRLSTNSNYRYRDESDNKIK from the exons ATGGAGCTCATGGACGCAAGAACAAAGTTATACTTAATAGGTGTCGCCTATTTTGTACAG cttataaaTGGCGATGCAAGAATTTCAAGAGCCGATATCAGCGCAGTTTTGGGTGAAAACGACGATCCTAATTTTTGGCCTTCACGAGGTCGAAGAAATAGCCCGGAACCCAAATTCAAACAATACTTGGAGAGGAAATATAACATGAATAgtttaaatg GACATTTAGAAAAGCCACTTTACGTCGATGAGCCAATGTGGCTAACAATCGATAGAAGAGCCGAGGGAGATGATGACTATTTCTGGGTTACAAGAGGACGGAGAGGAAGTAGTTGGAAGCATCCGACTGCTTCAAGACTATCAACGAATTCAAATTATCGTTATAGAGACGAGTctgataacaaaattaaataa